One genomic segment of Hemibagrus wyckioides isolate EC202008001 linkage group LG08, SWU_Hwy_1.0, whole genome shotgun sequence includes these proteins:
- the cep41 gene encoding centrosomal protein of 41 kDa isoform X2 encodes MEMRGFNLYHMLSNEEEEEKNGNSQDPDYRYKKDELFKRLKVTTFAQLVLQVALVSELNESIMDEVPRLEDVASESAEGDRLSDRTDASPRPSPQPDKLTDGSEAGDAAFSPRSTLQSVISGVGELDVDRNGSSSVTLTPLSAPCSAEHPYPDCPYLLLDVRDRELYDQCHIISAHSYPIATLSRTMNPYTKEVLNYRNITGKIIILYDEDERIASQAATTMCERGFENLFMLSGGLKVIAQKFPEGMTTGSFPVSCLPVPTGPSGRKRAALRQMPQPAENKLRFTSEDLNKVQHYLDEVLIPSESSSRLSSTMSISSANSKLSSARSSRLGSGSARSQSSRPWK; translated from the exons ATGGAGATGAGAGGGTTTAATCTGTACCACATGCTGAgcaatgaggaggaggaggagaaaaatggGAATAGCCAGGATCCAG ACTACAGATATAAAAAAGACGAGCTTTTTAAGAGGCTCAAAGTGACCACGTTCGCTCAGCTG GTGCTACAGGTAGCTTTAGTGTCAGAGCTGAACGAGAGCATCATGGACGAGGTGCCCAGACTCGAAG ATGTAGCCTCAGAGTCAGCAGAAGGAGACCGTCTATCAGACCGCACAGATGCCTCGCCCCGCCCGAGTCCTCAACCTGACAAACTCACCGACGGCAGCGAGGCGGGCGACGCCGCGTTCTCCCCCAGATCCACGCTTCAGAG tgtgatcagcggTGTAGGAGAGCTGGATGTGGATAGGAACGGGTCGAGCAGCGTGACTCTGACTCCACTGAGCGCTCCGTGTTCCGCAGAGCATCCCTACCCAGACTGCCCCTACCTGCTGCTGGACGTCCGAGACCGAGAGCTGTATGATCAGTGCCACATCATCAGCG CACACAGTTATCCCATCGCAACCCTCTCGAGGACGATGAATCCTTACACCAAAGAAGTTCTCAATTAC AGAAACATCACGGGAAAGATCATCATCCTGTACGACGAGGACGAGCGGATAGCCAGCCAGGCGGCCACCACCATGTGCGAAAGAGGCTTTGAGAATCTCTTCATGCTCTCCGGAG GCTTGAAGGTGATAGCACAGAAGTTTCCAGAAGGAATGACCACTGGCTCGTTTCCCGTCTCCTGTCTCCCTGTGCCGACGGGACCCTCGGGCCGGAAGCGCGCAGCACTTCGGCAGATGCCGCAACCAGCGGAAAACAAACTGCGCTTCACCTCGGAAGACCTCAACAAGGTCCAGCACTACCTGGATGAGGTGCTCATACCCAGTGAGAGCAGCA GTCGTCTGAGCAGCACGATGTCCATTAGCAGCGCTAATTCGAAATTATCCAGCGCCCGGAGCAGTCGACTCGGCTCGGGAAGCGCCAGGTCACAGAGCAGTCGGCCCTGGAAATAA
- the LOC131357328 gene encoding carboxypeptidase A1-like: MRGLWVLLALCAAVFAKETFEGHQVLRITVINEAQIKLLKELSGNEHLELDFWMDPVDVSLPVDVRVPFHSLQAVRAFLGYHEIHYEIMIQDLQDLLDAEQREMLKSKAFEARSSDDYNYASYHTLNEINGFMDTLVQENPGFVSKLVIGQSYEGRPLNVLKFSTGANRPGLWIDTGIHSREWVTQASGTWFAKKIVTDYGRDAELTDILNKYDIFLEIVTNPDGFQFTHTSNRMWRKTRKPNPGSSCVGVDPNRNWDAGFGGSGSSGSPCTETYRGPSAHSEPEVKAIVDFVKSHGQIKAFVSIHSYSQMLLYPYGYTRTPCKDQAELHELARKAIADLSSLYNTQYRYGSIINTIYQASGGTIDWTYDQGIKYSFTFELRDTGRYGFILPANQIIPTAQETWLALMAIMKHTKNNPY; the protein is encoded by the exons ATGAGAGGACTTTGGGTTCTGCTGGCTCTGTGTGCGGCCGTTTTTGCCAAGGAGACCTTCGAGGG ACACCAGGTCCTTCGGATCACCGTCATAAATGAGGCTCAGATCAAGCTTCTGAAGGAACTCTCAGGAAACGAGCACCTTGAG ctggatTTCTGGATGGATCCCGTCGACGTGTCTCTCCCTGTTGATGTCCGTGTTCCTTTCCACAGCCTGCAGGCGGTCAGGGCCTTCCTGGGCTACCATGAAATCCACTATGAGATCATGATCCAGGATCTTCAG GATCTTCTCGATGCAGAGCAGCGTGAGATGTTGAAATCCAAAGCTTTCGAGGCGAGAAGCAGCGATGATTACAACTACGCCAGCTACCACACGCTGAACGAG ATCAACGGCTTCATGGACACGTTGGTGCAGGAGAACCCCGGATTCGTCAGCAAGCTCGTGATCGGACAGAGTTACGAGGGACGTCCACTAAACGTCCTGAAA TTTAGCACTGGTGCTAACCGGCCTGGTCTCTGGATCGACACTGGAATTCACTCCAGAGAATGGGTGACCCAGGCTAGTGGAACGTGGTTCGCTAAGAAG ATTGTGACAGATTATGGACGCGACGCTGAGCTGACCGACATCCTCAACAAGTACGACATTTTCCTGGAGATCGTCACCAATCCTGACGGATTCCAGTTCACCCATACCAGC AACCGCATGTGGCGTAAGACAAGGAAGCCCAATCCTGGATCCAGCTGCGTCGGTGTCGACCCCAACaggaactgggatgctggattTGGAG GCTCCGGCTCTAGCGGTAGCCCTTGCACGGAGACGTATCGTGGACCGAGTGCCCACTCCGAGCCCGAGGTCAAAGCCATCGTGGACTTCGTTAAGTCTCACGGCCAGATTAAAGCCTTTGTGTCCATCCACAGCTACTCTCAGATGCTCCTCTACCCATACGGCTACACCAGAACTCCCTGCAAGGACCAGGCTGAGCTA CACGAGCTTGCACGAAAGGCCATCGCTGACCTGAGCAGCCTGTATAACACTCAGTACAGATACGGcagcatcatcaacaccatct ACCAAGCAAGCGGCGGCACCATCGACTGGACCTATGACCAGGGCATCAAATACTCCTTCACCTTCGAGCTGAGAGACACTGGAAGATACGGATTCATCCTGccagccaatcagatcatcCCGACCGCTCAGGAGACCTGGTTAGCTCTCATGGCCATCATGAAGCACACCAAGAACAACCCGTACTAA